One stretch of Ptiloglossa arizonensis isolate GNS036 chromosome 7, iyPtiAriz1_principal, whole genome shotgun sequence DNA includes these proteins:
- the LOC143149433 gene encoding uncharacterized protein LOC143149433 isoform X2: MLKQGTTSVGLRVRSSRVGDGSRNGRAGKIRRNPVTRSVGTSTRLVGSAIRPDRSKL, translated from the exons ATGTTGAAACAAG GTACGACGAGTGTCGGGCTTCGAGTTCGATCGTCGAGGGTCGGTGACGGATCTCGAAACGGTCGTGCTGGAAAGATTCGGAGGAATCCCGTGACGAGATCCGTTGGAACGTCGACGAGACTCGTTGGTAGCGCGATTCGTCCGGATCGGAGTAAACTGTAA
- the LOC143149433 gene encoding uncharacterized protein LOC143149433 isoform X1, whose translation MRARCTRGRRSFRFHKIAFEGLRSEYFCGSTAWAHTPAENCITAADDCYLNTDNETHVLLHRGRGERERDGETREGGKARKRESGNVGMWECGKEKEDERVKEREEDRENEKRRESEGGKDRGNEKRRGSEGEKE comes from the coding sequence ATGCGAGCACGTTGCACGCGTGGGCGCCGCTCGTTTCGCTTCCATAAAATAGCCTTCGAAGGATTGCGGTCCGAATATTTCTGCGGTTCGACGGCGTGGGCACACACGCCGGCAGAGAACTGTATTACCGCCGCCGATGACTGTTACCTTAACACTGACAATGAAACGCACGTGTTGCTCCACCGCGGACGGGgtgagagggagagagacggagaaacgagggaaggggGGAAAGCGAGGAAGCGAGAAAGCGGGAATGTGGGAATGTGGGAATGTGGGAAAGAGAAGGAGGATGAAAGAGtgaaagaaagagaggaagaCAGAGAGAAtgagaaaaggagagaaagtGAGGGAGGGAAAGACAGGGGGAATGAGAAAAGGAGAGGAagtgagggagagaaagagtga